In Thermococcus bergensis, one DNA window encodes the following:
- a CDS encoding alpha/beta hydrolase, with the protein MIYKAKFGTPEKGWVVLVHGLGEHSGRYGKLIKMLTEEGFAVYTFDWPGHGRSGGKRGHASVEEALEIIDSIIEELGEKPFLFGHSLGGLTVIRYAETRPNRIRGVIASSPALAKSPKTPSFMVALAKVLGKITPGLTLSNGLDPKLLSRNPETVKRYVEDPLVHDRISAKLGMSIFDNMERAHKEAHKIMVPVLLLVGTADVITPPEGARKLFVELKVDDKALKEFKGAYHEIFEDPEWGEEFHMTIVEWLIAHSSK; encoded by the coding sequence TTGATATACAAGGCAAAGTTCGGAACCCCCGAAAAAGGGTGGGTAGTCCTAGTTCATGGCCTTGGAGAGCACAGTGGAAGATATGGCAAGCTAATAAAAATGTTAACTGAAGAGGGCTTCGCCGTCTATACCTTTGACTGGCCTGGCCATGGAAGAAGTGGAGGAAAACGGGGTCATGCGAGCGTAGAGGAGGCACTGGAGATAATTGATTCCATAATTGAAGAACTAGGTGAAAAACCCTTCCTATTCGGTCACAGCCTTGGCGGATTAACCGTGATAAGATACGCCGAGACAAGACCTAACAGGATAAGAGGGGTTATAGCTTCTTCCCCTGCCCTCGCAAAAAGTCCGAAAACACCAAGCTTCATGGTCGCCCTTGCTAAAGTTCTCGGAAAAATAACTCCCGGTCTAACCCTTTCCAACGGCCTTGATCCGAAGCTCCTCTCTAGAAATCCCGAAACAGTTAAACGCTACGTCGAAGATCCCCTAGTCCACGACAGGATTTCGGCAAAGCTTGGTATGAGTATCTTTGACAACATGGAGCGTGCACACAAAGAAGCCCATAAAATAATGGTGCCTGTACTTTTGCTTGTTGGCACGGCGGATGTAATAACCCCTCCAGAGGGAGCAAGAAAGCTCTTCGTGGAGCTTAAAGTAGATGACAAAGCACTGAAAGAATTCAAAGGAGCCTACCATGAAATCTTTGAAGACCCCGAATGGGGCGAGGAATTCCACATGACAATAGTGGAGTGGCTTATTGCTCATTCTTCCAAATAG
- a CDS encoding TrmO family methyltransferase domain-containing protein, protein MKGTRIFITEIDAFDGTPIVDIKPFVKELDYPKGI, encoded by the coding sequence ATAAAGGGGACAAGAATCTTTATCACTGAGATAGACGCCTTTGATGGTACTCCTATAGTGGATATAAAGCCCTTCGTGAAAGAGCTTGACTATCCGAAAGGGATTTAA
- a CDS encoding EamA family transporter yields MGLFEMGVTFLLWYKAIESDVSFASNLAYLVPFLSLVFIHFLVGEEIAPSTIAGLILIVGGIIIGKK; encoded by the coding sequence GTGGGGCTCTTTGAGATGGGGGTGACGTTTTTATTATGGTATAAAGCAATTGAAAGTGATGTCTCCTTTGCGTCAAACTTAGCCTATCTTGTCCCCTTTTTGTCCCTCGTGTTTATCCATTTCCTGGTGGGAGAAGAAATAGCACCATCAACTATAGCTGGCTTAATCCTCATAGTTGGGGGAATAATAATAGGAAAGAAATAG
- the mobA gene encoding molybdenum cofactor guanylyltransferase MobA, with translation MIAAVLAGGKAKRFGEEKLLYRVSGKPLILHAIENVLKAERIDEAVIVASREKKEVFEELGFKVIVDELEIGPAGGVYTALKKLGDVFVIAGDMPSIKPKFVDYIIGKFYELRPLACVPKWKNGYLEPLHAAYSKNFLKILEEQITKGRYMLNEAIRLSNPCYIEIEYLPEEWRESFFNVNTKSDLRKIRGSSRV, from the coding sequence ATGATTGCCGCTGTGCTCGCCGGAGGAAAAGCAAAGCGTTTTGGAGAGGAGAAGTTGCTTTACAGGGTTAGTGGAAAGCCTTTGATACTCCACGCCATAGAAAACGTTCTTAAAGCAGAGAGAATAGACGAAGCAGTGATAGTAGCTTCAAGAGAGAAAAAAGAGGTCTTTGAAGAGCTTGGCTTCAAGGTTATCGTTGACGAACTTGAAATTGGCCCAGCTGGAGGTGTTTACACCGCTCTAAAAAAACTGGGTGACGTTTTTGTAATAGCGGGAGACATGCCATCCATAAAGCCTAAATTCGTTGACTATATCATAGGGAAGTTCTACGAGCTTAGGCCTCTTGCCTGCGTCCCAAAATGGAAAAACGGCTACCTAGAGCCCCTCCACGCTGCATATTCAAAAAACTTCCTGAAAATACTGGAGGAGCAGATAACCAAAGGCAGATATATGCTTAACGAAGCAATAAGGCTTTCCAATCCTTGCTACATAGAGATAGAATATCTCCCTGAAGAATGGCGCGAGAGCTTCTTTAACGTAAACACCAAAAGCGATTTAAGGAAGATTAGAGGCTCTTCGAGAGTATAA
- a CDS encoding IS982 family transposase (programmed frameshift), translating into MVVMNFQQEILIIKSEIYPIISKHYPKNTHREIISLYDLITFAILAHLHFNGVYKHAYRVLIEEMKLFPKIRYNKLTERLNRHEKLLLLAQEELFKKHAREYVRILDSKPIQTKELARKNRKDKEGSSEVISEKPAVGFVPSKKKFYYGYKLTCYSDGNLLALLSVDPANKHDVSVVREKFWVIVEEFSGCFLFLDKGYVSRELQEEFLKFGVVYTPVKRENQVSNLEEKKFYKYLSDFRRRIETLFSKFSEFLLRPSRSVSLRGLAVRILGAILAVNLDRLYNFTGGGN; encoded by the exons GTGGTTGTTATGAACTTTCAGCAGGAAATCCTGATCATAAAATCCGAAATCTATCCGATAATCAGCAAACACTACCCGAAAAACACTCACAGGGAAATAATCAGCCTCTACGACCTAATAACCTTCGCAATACTAGCACACTTGCACTTTAACGGAGTTTACAAGCACGCTTACAGAGTCCTAATCGAAGAAATGAAGCTGTTCCCCAAAATCAGGTACAACAAACTAACAGAACGCTTGAACAGGCACGAAAAACTCCTGCTCCTAGCGCAGGAAGAATTATTCAAAAAACACGCCAGAGAATACGTTAGAATACTGGACTCAAAGCCCATTCAGACCAAGGAGTTGGCCAGAAAAAACAGGAAGGATAAGGAGGGTTCTTCAGAAGTCATCTCTGAAAAGCCCGCAGTTGGGTTTGTTCCCTCTA AAAAAAAGTTTTACTATGGGTACAAGCTGACCTGTTACTCTGATGGAAATTTGCTGGCTTTGCTGTCCGTTGATCCGGCGAATAAGCATGATGTGAGTGTTGTCAGGGAAAAGTTCTGGGTGATTGTTGAGGAGTTTTCTGGCTGTTTTCTGTTTTTGGATAAGGGTTACGTTAGTAGAGAACTTCAGGAGGAATTCCTGAAGTTTGGCGTTGTTTACACGCCGGTGAAGCGGGAGAATCAGGTTAGTAATCTGGAGGAGAAGAAGTTTTACAAGTACTTGTCTGACTTTCGCAGGAGGATTGAGACTTTGTTTTCGAAGTTTTCTGAGTTTCTTCTGAGGCCGAGCAGGAGTGTTAGTTTGAGGGGGTTAGCTGTCAGGATTTTAGGGGCGATTCTGGCCGTGAATCTGGACAGATTATACAACTTCACAGGTGGTGGGAACTAG
- a CDS encoding IS6-like element ISPfu1 family transposase, with the protein MKSETIIYWVVSALKPFRRNKIPPEKKIRGVELYLRGLSYRQTARILKISHVTVWEAVQKLAEAVYKPKILAVKKQRNFIAVDETVIKINGKKRYLWAAIDVESKEVLAVWITTVRNWWVARDFILVVLKSCEGQPVFLVDRASWYKSAFKSLRLGYLHVTFGPRNSVERWFRTLKERTKRFWNNFRGKDWRRVHRFVFLFAFWYNFVRIHSSFGDPPGDVTEWLQEVMPQLS; encoded by the coding sequence ATGAAGTCTGAAACCATTATTTACTGGGTGGTTTCAGCCTTAAAACCCTTTCGTCGCAACAAAATCCCACCAGAAAAGAAAATCAGGGGAGTAGAATTATACCTGCGAGGCCTCAGTTACCGGCAAACCGCCAGAATACTCAAAATCAGTCACGTAACAGTCTGGGAGGCAGTCCAAAAACTCGCAGAAGCAGTTTACAAGCCAAAAATCCTCGCAGTCAAAAAACAGCGAAACTTCATCGCAGTTGACGAAACAGTAATAAAAATCAACGGGAAGAAAAGATACCTCTGGGCTGCAATTGACGTTGAGAGCAAGGAAGTTTTAGCAGTCTGGATTACGACTGTTAGAAACTGGTGGGTTGCCAGGGATTTCATTCTGGTTGTTTTAAAGTCGTGTGAAGGGCAGCCTGTCTTTCTGGTTGACAGGGCGAGCTGGTATAAGTCTGCTTTTAAGAGTTTGAGGTTGGGTTATCTGCATGTGACTTTCGGGCCGAGGAACAGTGTTGAGCGCTGGTTTAGGACGTTGAAGGAGAGGACGAAGCGTTTCTGGAATAATTTCAGGGGTAAAGACTGGAGGAGGGTTCATAGGTTTGTTTTTCTGTTTGCCTTCTGGTATAATTTTGTCAGAATTCATTCTAGTTTTGGTGATCCGCCTGGTGATGTTACTGAATGGCTTCAGGAGGTGATGCCCCAGTTATCCTAA
- a CDS encoding adenosylhomocysteinase: MDCTKDYCVKDISLAPEGEKKIDWVSRFMPVLQHIRQEFEKEKPFKGVRIAATLHLEMKTAFLLLTLKAAGAEVSATASNPLSTQDDVVAALAKNGVKVYAIRGESREEYYEFMHKALDIRPNIIIDDGADMVSTVLKERQELIPEIWGASEETTTGVIRLRAMEKDGVLKFPIIAVNDSYTKYLFDNRYGTGQSTWDGIIRSTNLLVAGKNVVVVGYGWCGRGIAMRARGLGATVIVVEIDPIRALEARMDGFLVMPMREAAKVGDIFVTSTGNINCIRREHFEVMKDGAIMANAGHFDVEISKPDLESLAVEINNPRPNITEYKMKDGRRLYLLAEGRLVNLAAADGHPAEIMDMSFALQAMAAKYIKDNRGKLEPKVYVLPREIDEMVARIKLKAMGIGIEELTEEQKRYLESWEHGT; the protein is encoded by the coding sequence ATGGACTGCACAAAAGATTACTGCGTAAAGGACATTTCCCTCGCACCGGAAGGAGAGAAAAAGATCGACTGGGTTTCGAGGTTTATGCCCGTTCTCCAGCACATAAGGCAGGAATTTGAGAAGGAAAAGCCTTTCAAAGGAGTTAGAATTGCCGCAACCCTCCACCTCGAGATGAAAACAGCCTTCTTGCTCCTAACATTAAAAGCCGCCGGAGCCGAGGTATCAGCGACCGCAAGCAATCCCCTGAGCACTCAGGATGACGTTGTTGCGGCTTTAGCCAAGAATGGAGTGAAAGTATATGCCATAAGGGGAGAAAGCAGAGAAGAGTACTACGAGTTCATGCACAAAGCCCTCGATATAAGGCCAAACATAATCATAGACGACGGAGCAGATATGGTATCAACGGTCTTAAAGGAGAGACAGGAGCTAATCCCCGAAATATGGGGTGCAAGTGAGGAAACAACCACTGGTGTGATAAGGCTGAGGGCAATGGAAAAAGACGGAGTGCTCAAGTTCCCAATTATAGCAGTTAATGACTCATACACCAAATATCTCTTCGACAACCGCTATGGAACGGGCCAATCAACGTGGGACGGGATAATACGGAGCACAAACCTCCTCGTTGCGGGTAAAAATGTTGTTGTGGTTGGTTATGGTTGGTGTGGAAGAGGAATAGCCATGCGTGCAAGGGGACTGGGAGCTACGGTCATAGTGGTCGAAATAGACCCAATCAGGGCATTAGAGGCAAGAATGGACGGGTTTTTAGTTATGCCAATGAGAGAAGCGGCTAAAGTTGGTGATATCTTTGTAACTTCAACCGGAAACATAAACTGCATTAGGAGAGAGCACTTCGAGGTAATGAAGGACGGAGCAATAATGGCAAACGCCGGTCACTTTGACGTGGAGATTTCAAAGCCCGATTTGGAGAGCTTGGCGGTTGAGATTAACAACCCAAGACCCAACATAACAGAGTACAAAATGAAGGATGGAAGAAGGTTATACCTCCTCGCAGAGGGCAGGCTCGTTAATTTGGCAGCAGCTGATGGACATCCAGCGGAGATTATGGACATGAGCTTTGCTTTGCAGGCGATGGCGGCTAAATACATAAAGGACAACCGCGGAAAGCTTGAACCCAAGGTCTACGTTCTCCCAAGAGAGATCGACGAAATGGTCGCAAGGATTAAGCTCAAGGCAATGGGTATTGGAATTGAAGAGCTAACCGAAGAACAGAAGAGGTACTTGGAAAGCTGGGAGCACGGGACTTAA
- a CDS encoding adenylosuccinate synthetase, which produces MPSYIVVGGQWGDEGKGSIIAYLAMHDKPEVIARGGVGTNAGHSVFVNGKKYAVRQLPTGFVHKDARLLVGAGVLVDPEVFFYELEHLKDFNVKERVGIDYRCTVIEPEHKELDKTNGYLHGKIGTTGSGCGPANADRVLRRARQAKDIKELEPYLTDVAAEVNDALDEGKLVLVEGTQGFGLSLYFGTYPYVTSKDTSASAIASDVGLGPTRVDDVIVVFKSFPTRVGAGPFPTEMSQEEAERLGLVEYGTVTGRRRRVGWFDFEFARYSARINGATILAVTMLDKYDKEAFGVTDFDKLPKRAKDFIAEIEEKVGVPVGLIKTGPELEHIIDLRENI; this is translated from the coding sequence ATGCCAAGCTACATCGTCGTTGGTGGTCAATGGGGAGATGAAGGAAAAGGCTCAATAATCGCATATCTCGCTATGCACGACAAGCCAGAGGTCATAGCAAGGGGAGGAGTAGGGACAAACGCAGGGCACAGCGTTTTTGTAAACGGAAAGAAGTATGCAGTAAGACAGCTTCCCACAGGTTTTGTGCACAAAGACGCAAGACTTTTGGTTGGGGCTGGAGTTTTGGTCGATCCGGAGGTTTTCTTCTATGAACTTGAGCATCTGAAAGATTTCAACGTTAAAGAGAGGGTGGGGATTGACTATCGCTGTACTGTAATAGAGCCAGAGCACAAGGAACTTGATAAAACAAACGGCTATCTCCACGGGAAGATAGGAACTACCGGCTCCGGTTGTGGTCCGGCCAATGCGGACAGGGTATTAAGAAGAGCAAGACAGGCAAAGGACATTAAAGAACTTGAGCCTTACTTAACAGACGTTGCGGCCGAAGTTAACGATGCCCTTGATGAGGGTAAGCTCGTTTTGGTGGAGGGAACGCAGGGGTTTGGGTTAAGTCTTTACTTCGGCACATATCCCTACGTTACCTCAAAGGACACATCTGCATCCGCCATAGCAAGCGACGTTGGACTCGGGCCAACAAGGGTTGATGATGTTATAGTAGTTTTTAAGAGCTTTCCAACGAGAGTCGGGGCGGGACCGTTTCCAACGGAGATGAGCCAAGAAGAAGCCGAGAGGCTGGGATTGGTCGAGTACGGCACAGTTACAGGAAGGAGGAGAAGAGTAGGATGGTTTGACTTTGAATTCGCAAGGTACTCTGCAAGGATTAACGGTGCGACAATTTTGGCAGTGACTATGCTCGACAAGTACGATAAGGAAGCCTTTGGAGTGACTGATTTTGACAAGCTTCCAAAGAGGGCAAAAGACTTCATTGCGGAAATAGAGGAAAAAGTCGGGGTGCCAGTGGGTCTTATAAAGACCGGGCCAGAGTTGGAGCACATCATTGACTTAAGGGAGAACATTTAG
- a CDS encoding cyclase family protein, producing the protein MIIDLTLELSEETPVYPGDPRVEMKRWATIEKDGYYMNALFLGEHSGTHVDAPAHFIANGKTIDQVPLERFIGKGAIIDVSYLDRNIEPGDIKMVEEIVLFYTGGKSIYLSEEGAEYLVEKGIKAVGIDNPTIGGFEVHKILLSNEILIFENLTNLEKLIGKEFTFFGVPLKIKNGSGSPVRAFALI; encoded by the coding sequence ATGATAATTGATTTAACCCTTGAACTCAGCGAAGAGACTCCTGTATACCCGGGCGACCCAAGGGTTGAGATGAAAAGGTGGGCCACTATTGAGAAGGACGGTTATTACATGAATGCCCTGTTTCTTGGGGAGCACAGCGGGACGCACGTTGACGCTCCGGCGCATTTTATCGCCAATGGGAAGACAATAGATCAAGTGCCACTGGAGAGGTTCATCGGAAAAGGAGCTATCATAGATGTTTCTTACCTGGATAGGAACATAGAGCCCGGAGACATAAAAATGGTGGAGGAGATTGTGTTGTTCTATACCGGTGGAAAGAGCATCTACCTCAGTGAAGAAGGGGCAGAATATTTAGTGGAGAAGGGCATCAAAGCCGTTGGAATCGACAATCCAACGATAGGGGGCTTTGAAGTGCATAAGATTCTGCTCTCCAATGAAATCCTTATTTTTGAGAACCTAACCAACCTCGAAAAGCTCATTGGAAAGGAGTTTACTTTCTTTGGAGTTCCTTTAAAGATAAAAAACGGCTCGGGAAGCCCGGTTAGAGCTTTTGCGCTCATTTAG
- the gcvT gene encoding glycine cleavage system aminomethyltransferase GcvT gives MKRVHIFDWHKEHAKKVEEFAGWEMPIWYSSIKEEHLAVRNGVGIFDVSHMGEIFFRGKDALKFLQYVTTNDISRPPAISGTYTLVLNERGAVKDETLVFNMGNDTYMMVCDSDAFEKLYAWFTSIKGAIEQYTKLDLEIENKTYDMAMFSIQGPKARDLAMDLFGIDINQLWWFQAKEVELDGIKMLLSRSGYTGENGFEVYFEDANPYHPNPEKRGKPEKALYVWEKILEAGQKYGIKPAGLGARDTLRLEAGYTLYGNETKELQLLSTDIDEVTPLQANLEFAIFWDKEFIGKEALLKQKERGLPSKMVHFKMVDKGIPRAGYKVYADGKEIGEVTSGTLSPLLGIGIGIAFVKPEYAKPGLEIEIDIRGQKKAVTVAPPFYDPKKYGAFREE, from the coding sequence ATGAAGAGGGTACACATTTTCGACTGGCACAAAGAACATGCAAAGAAAGTTGAAGAGTTCGCAGGCTGGGAAATGCCCATCTGGTACTCAAGCATAAAAGAGGAACACCTTGCCGTTAGGAATGGAGTTGGAATTTTTGATGTCTCTCACATGGGAGAAATATTCTTCAGAGGGAAGGATGCGCTCAAGTTCCTTCAATACGTGACTACAAACGACATCTCCAGGCCCCCTGCGATAAGCGGAACATACACCCTGGTTCTCAACGAAAGGGGAGCGGTGAAAGATGAGACCCTTGTCTTCAACATGGGAAATGACACTTATATGATGGTCTGCGACAGCGATGCTTTTGAAAAGCTCTACGCATGGTTCACATCAATTAAAGGGGCAATTGAGCAGTACACAAAGCTCGACCTTGAGATAGAGAACAAGACCTATGATATGGCAATGTTCTCGATTCAGGGACCAAAAGCAAGGGACCTCGCTATGGATCTCTTTGGAATAGATATAAACCAGCTCTGGTGGTTCCAGGCCAAGGAAGTCGAGCTTGATGGAATCAAGATGCTCCTCTCAAGAAGCGGTTACACTGGAGAGAACGGTTTTGAGGTTTATTTTGAGGACGCAAACCCATACCATCCAAACCCGGAGAAGAGAGGAAAGCCAGAGAAAGCCCTATACGTATGGGAGAAGATTCTCGAGGCCGGGCAAAAGTACGGCATAAAGCCCGCTGGACTTGGCGCTAGGGATACCCTAAGGCTTGAGGCAGGTTACACCCTCTACGGCAACGAAACGAAAGAGCTCCAGCTCTTGAGCACCGACATCGACGAGGTTACACCGCTACAAGCAAACCTTGAATTTGCAATCTTCTGGGATAAGGAGTTTATAGGAAAAGAAGCACTGCTCAAGCAGAAGGAGAGAGGCCTCCCAAGCAAGATGGTGCACTTCAAGATGGTGGACAAGGGCATTCCAAGGGCAGGGTACAAGGTATACGCAGATGGCAAGGAGATTGGAGAAGTTACAAGCGGAACGCTTTCTCCGCTCCTTGGAATAGGCATAGGTATAGCGTTCGTTAAGCCAGAGTATGCAAAGCCCGGATTGGAGATAGAGATCGACATAAGAGGGCAAAAGAAGGCAGTAACTGTCGCTCCTCCATTCTATGACCCCAAGAAATACGGAGCGTTCAGAGAGGAGTGA
- a CDS encoding ribonuclease Z: MLEVIFLGTGGIMPNKERNVPSIALRYNGEIILWDVGEGTLRQLNIAKLSPMKIEKIFITHFHGDHYLGLMSLIQTMTLWNREKPLHIYGPKYTFEFIQNYLKSGFFRPSFDIHIHELGEARLKFENYEIWSFKVEHGVPALGYVFKEKNKRGSFDLDKIRELGLRPGPWMKELETKGKVEIEGKVIHLEDVTGSPKRGVKVVYTGDTEPCERVKLFSEKADVLIHEATYLSEEDRGESYHSTVSEACKTAEKAKAKLLVLFHRAPRYTYEEYKEGAKKLCGLRFIIPKDFDVLRVGEEYELSSLR, from the coding sequence ATGCTTGAAGTTATTTTCCTCGGCACTGGTGGCATAATGCCCAATAAAGAAAGAAACGTGCCCTCTATAGCGTTGAGATACAACGGGGAGATTATCCTCTGGGACGTTGGCGAAGGCACTCTAAGGCAACTGAACATAGCCAAACTAAGCCCCATGAAGATTGAGAAAATTTTCATAACCCATTTTCATGGCGATCACTATCTTGGTCTGATGAGCCTTATTCAAACAATGACCCTCTGGAACAGGGAAAAGCCCCTTCACATTTATGGTCCAAAGTACACTTTTGAATTCATTCAAAACTACCTGAAAAGTGGATTTTTCAGGCCAAGCTTTGACATACACATTCACGAGCTCGGGGAAGCGAGGCTGAAGTTTGAAAACTACGAGATATGGAGCTTCAAAGTTGAGCACGGTGTTCCGGCACTGGGCTACGTTTTCAAGGAGAAAAACAAAAGAGGAAGCTTCGACCTCGATAAAATCAGAGAGCTCGGCCTAAGGCCCGGCCCCTGGATGAAAGAGCTTGAGACAAAAGGAAAGGTCGAAATCGAGGGGAAGGTTATCCACCTTGAAGATGTGACTGGAAGTCCCAAGAGAGGGGTGAAAGTTGTTTATACCGGCGATACCGAGCCCTGCGAGAGAGTGAAGCTCTTTTCTGAAAAGGCAGATGTTTTAATTCACGAGGCAACCTACCTCAGCGAAGAGGATAGGGGAGAAAGTTATCACTCAACGGTTTCGGAGGCCTGCAAAACCGCGGAAAAAGCAAAGGCCAAACTCCTCGTCCTCTTTCACAGAGCCCCCAGATACACGTACGAGGAATACAAGGAAGGAGCGAAAAAACTTTGCGGGCTTAGATTTATA
- a CDS encoding tetratricopeptide repeat protein, producing MEELLKAIQEKDCKKLASLLYYKIDELSEEDLREVLEKVEKLALECKDYELYKLVVYYFLEFLGVDKVEEFEKLAEEEDSFEAKYHLADLYYLLGELEKSLDLYRGLLEEETEKGNLENIARIYYNMGLIHEELLEYEKALELMDKAEKALEELGKEEDVKQIRIYKAYITFEMGETAKAKAELAELLSQNLDDRLKSQIHLVFEEIFEDEDNYEAALHECLYAMLCGRGSEYFDVAFDALIDVVWQMMLEDRFEEIYNNIDMFARAFPEMKEFFEGVKAVALYKDGKIGREEVSDYITKIKDRRLLDLLEFLSEAEL from the coding sequence ATGGAGGAACTACTTAAGGCAATTCAGGAGAAAGACTGTAAAAAGCTAGCAAGCTTGCTTTATTACAAAATTGACGAGCTGAGTGAAGAAGACCTGCGAGAGGTTCTTGAAAAGGTTGAAAAGCTCGCCCTGGAGTGCAAAGACTACGAGCTGTATAAGCTTGTTGTATATTACTTCTTGGAGTTCTTGGGTGTCGATAAGGTTGAGGAGTTCGAAAAGCTTGCTGAAGAGGAAGACAGCTTTGAGGCCAAATACCACCTTGCAGACCTTTATTACCTTCTGGGTGAATTAGAGAAATCACTTGACCTCTACAGAGGGCTGCTCGAAGAGGAAACCGAGAAAGGTAACTTGGAAAATATCGCTAGGATTTACTACAACATGGGACTTATCCATGAAGAGCTGTTAGAGTATGAAAAAGCATTAGAGCTAATGGACAAGGCAGAAAAAGCCCTGGAGGAGCTTGGAAAAGAAGAGGACGTTAAGCAAATAAGGATTTACAAAGCTTACATAACCTTTGAGATGGGAGAGACAGCAAAGGCGAAGGCTGAACTTGCCGAGCTTCTTTCACAAAACCTAGACGACAGGTTAAAATCTCAGATACACCTTGTCTTTGAGGAGATATTTGAGGATGAAGACAACTATGAGGCAGCCCTGCATGAATGCCTCTATGCAATGCTCTGTGGAAGGGGTAGCGAGTACTTTGACGTTGCATTTGATGCCCTGATAGATGTAGTGTGGCAGATGATGCTGGAGGACAGGTTTGAGGAGATTTACAACAACATAGACATGTTTGCTAGAGCATTCCCAGAAATGAAGGAGTTCTTTGAAGGAGTAAAGGCTGTTGCCCTGTACAAGGACGGCAAAATCGGAAGGGAGGAGGTTAGTGACTACATAACGAAGATAAAGGACAGGAGGCTTTTGGATCTTCTTGAGTTCTTGAGCGAGGCAGAGCTTTAA
- a CDS encoding GNAT family N-acetyltransferase, producing the protein MKVRIATLDDCRGIVDVHCSGVERWIKKSEGKEASYEELSIEERYLHGGPWMSIETCAIHMNNLLLEEQFPIVAEENGSIIGNGEVLISEELIGSKIRKIAHIDVLEVHKSFRGKGVGRAIVEFVEGLAREKGCELVTVTPEKSAIGFYEKLGIRDVFYSASFVEFDLSSFSTIELEPEVFEFSWKEVKGLEMAAGKFQSSYHHWFVAFRDKIAGIDDRVYFESGRLGRSYYVLEEVYYDSSVVTGYLWGKGEDFPILLARAKELGFKKLRTIIEKELVEKFKPRVLDSVIILSKSL; encoded by the coding sequence ATGAAAGTTAGGATTGCAACGCTTGATGACTGCAGAGGCATAGTTGATGTTCACTGCTCCGGAGTTGAGAGGTGGATAAAGAAAAGCGAAGGTAAAGAAGCGAGTTACGAAGAACTCAGCATAGAGGAGCGTTATCTCCACGGTGGCCCTTGGATGAGCATTGAAACCTGTGCAATCCACATGAACAACCTCCTTTTAGAGGAGCAGTTTCCCATAGTTGCGGAAGAAAATGGCAGCATAATAGGGAACGGGGAAGTCTTAATCAGTGAAGAGCTCATAGGGAGCAAAATTAGGAAAATCGCCCATATAGATGTGCTTGAAGTGCATAAAAGCTTCAGAGGCAAAGGTGTGGGCAGAGCTATTGTTGAATTTGTCGAAGGGTTGGCCCGTGAGAAAGGCTGTGAACTGGTTACAGTAACCCCGGAGAAATCGGCAATCGGCTTCTATGAAAAGCTCGGCATAAGGGATGTCTTTTACAGTGCAAGCTTTGTGGAGTTTGACTTAAGTTCTTTTTCTACTATTGAGTTAGAGCCTGAGGTGTTTGAATTCTCGTGGAAAGAGGTTAAGGGTCTAGAAATGGCCGCGGGAAAGTTCCAAAGCTCCTACCACCACTGGTTCGTGGCTTTTAGGGATAAAATAGCAGGGATAGATGATAGGGTTTATTTCGAGAGCGGAAGGCTGGGAAGGTCTTATTATGTTCTCGAGGAGGTCTATTATGATAGCTCTGTTGTTACGGGCTACTTGTGGGGCAAAGGAGAGGATTTTCCCATTTTGCTTGCCAGAGCAAAGGAGCTTGGCTTCAAAAAGCTCCGCACGATAATTGAAAAAGAACTTGTGGAGAAGTTTAAGCCGAGAGTGCTTGACAGCGTTATTATACTCTCGAAGAGCCTCTAA